The Amblyomma americanum isolate KBUSLIRL-KWMA chromosome 5, ASM5285725v1, whole genome shotgun sequence genome window below encodes:
- the pall gene encoding F-box protein pallbearer, which produces MELEPYRRDDVLTVEGLPVEIMENILSYLSYDEISIYRRVSRHFNTCCQRLLNQGFFRAERFHAQCLKAVKKQLPRRESERRTHPLARHCEILTSIETRLSLLSMTFMKYMDMSLCCFIPGKVIDEIFRVLRLVQGAGNGCTSTPPRAHEILQELRDISSMAMEHFDERIAPGLKLHVGPMKPSLGFLGAGHHGPCAGSATVPRSSELATATSILGRVQKPCVHVTTAHSGFTEELKQLRASNLSLRKSLTECKSKLTVQAKKLCDQEKRAHDQAQLVAEQGSRLAEQEGKLNEMNRKLLEQHREFADVLEEVSRLREQVINNNSHHHNNAGGARGGSSGEFGHHSSSTDAAHRTVQPRGTAKGGFVHESTTASSSKRRHNTVASHDAETSRKRVCGSRGRAADDVSRRRPLRSGKTTLSPSQPR; this is translated from the exons ATGGAGCTAGAACCTTACCGCCGGGACGATGTGCTCACCGTGGAGGGTCTGCCCGTCGAGATCATGGAGAACATCCTCAGTTATCTGTCCTACGACGAAATCAGCATCTACCGAAGG GTTAGCCGCCACTTCAACACGTGCTGCCAGAGGCTGCTGAACCAGGGCTTCTTCCGTGCTGAGCGGTTCCACGCCCAGTGCCTCAAGGCTGTCAAGAAACAGCTTCCCCGGCGAGAGTCTGAGCGCCGGACGCACCCACTTGCCCGCCACTGTGAGATTCTCACCAGCATCGAGACCCGGCTGTCCCTGCTCAGCATGACCTTCATGAAGTACATGGACATGAGCTTGTGTTGCTTCATCCCTGGCAAG GTGATAGACGAGATCTTCCGGGTGCTGCGGCTGGTGCAAGGCGCGGGCAATGGCTGCACCAGCACACCGCCGCGGGCGCATGAAATCCTCCAAGAGCTGCGTGACATCTCATCCATGGCCATGGAGCACTTCGACGAGCGCATAGCACCGGGCCTCAAGCTCCACGTGGGTCCCATGAAGCCCAGCCTGGGATTCCTGGGTGCCGGCCACCACGGGCCATGCGCTGGCAGCGCAACCGTGCCGCGCAGCTCTGAGCTAG CAACGGCCACCTCCATCCTGGGACGAGTGCAGAAGCCATGTGTGCATGTAACAACAGCCCACTCGGGTTTCACCGAGGAGCTCAAGCAACTGCGGGCAAGCAATTTGAGCCTTCGCAAGTCGCTCACAGAGTGCAAGTCCAAG CTGACAGTCCAGGCCAAGAAGCTGTGCGACCAGGAGAAACGGGCACACGACCAGGCACAGCTGGTGGCAGAGCAAGGCAGCCGCCTTGCGGAGCAGGAAGGCAAGCTCAACGAGATGAACCGCAAACTCCTCGAACAGCACCGCGAGTTTGCCGATGTTTTGGAAGAAGTGAGCCGGCTTCGGGAACAGGTCATCAACAACAACAGCCACCACCACAACAACGCCGGTGGGGCAAGAGGAGGAAGCAGCGGTGAATTTGGCCACCATTCCTCCAGCACTGACGCAGCTCACAGGACAGTGCAGCCACGAGGCACAGCGAAGGGCGGTTTCGTGCATGAGAGCACCACGGCATCGAGCAGCAAGCGCCGGCACAACACTGTAGCGTCGCACGACGCAGAGACCAGTCGGAAGCGGGTTTGCGGCAGCAGAGGTAGGGCAGCAGATGATGTGTCAAGGAGGAGGCCACTGAGGTCGGGAAAAACGACGCTCAGCCCTTCTCAACCTCGATGA